In a single window of the Leptospira sanjuanensis genome:
- the hisS gene encoding histidine--tRNA ligase: protein MENQKNFLTTAPYKGTRDFYPEEMRLRNWMFSVMRETVLSFGYQEYDGPILESFDLYKAKSGEEIVERQLYDFIDKGERRVAIRPEMTPTLARMVAGNLRNLPRPVRWFSIPNLWRYEQPGKGRLREHWQLNVDLFGVDTHRAELEILLIADSILQRFGAPAGSYQIKVSHRKLLDSFLKNSLKLNEDQVHGVSKLLDKKSKISPETFQAEIKPLLNNFDEQLALIETYLASNLETISKIPGIDPDSVSFIQNLFKELKELGVDKQLVFDPSIIRGFDYYTGCIFEVFDTNPENRRSLYGGGRYDNLIGLFSKEQLSGIGFGLGDVTLKNFLEGHNLIPDLSREKTVFLPIMDEALFVETFKLSKELRENGILTETMLDSAKIGKQIQVAEKKGYRYVLFLGESEIRSETVQIKDLVSGEQKSLSRKGLADILKKDFRL from the coding sequence TTGGAAAATCAGAAGAACTTTTTAACCACAGCGCCCTACAAAGGTACCAGAGATTTTTATCCGGAGGAAATGCGCCTCCGGAATTGGATGTTTTCCGTTATGCGGGAAACCGTTTTGTCTTTCGGATATCAAGAATACGACGGACCCATCCTCGAGTCCTTCGATCTTTACAAAGCCAAAAGCGGAGAAGAGATCGTTGAACGGCAATTATACGATTTTATAGACAAGGGAGAACGAAGAGTCGCGATTCGTCCCGAAATGACGCCGACGCTTGCAAGAATGGTCGCGGGAAATCTCAGAAATCTTCCCCGTCCCGTTCGTTGGTTTTCCATTCCAAACCTATGGCGTTACGAACAACCGGGCAAAGGAAGACTCCGCGAACACTGGCAGTTGAACGTCGACCTTTTCGGCGTGGACACGCACCGTGCGGAACTCGAAATTCTTCTGATCGCAGATTCTATCTTACAAAGATTCGGAGCGCCCGCCGGATCGTATCAAATCAAAGTTTCGCACAGAAAACTTCTGGATAGTTTTTTAAAGAATTCCCTGAAACTCAACGAGGATCAAGTTCACGGAGTTTCCAAACTTTTGGATAAAAAATCCAAAATTTCACCCGAAACCTTTCAAGCTGAAATTAAACCTCTCTTGAACAATTTCGACGAGCAGCTCGCTTTGATCGAAACCTATCTCGCTTCTAATCTAGAAACGATTTCAAAAATTCCTGGAATCGATCCTGATTCCGTTTCATTCATTCAAAACTTATTCAAAGAACTCAAAGAGCTCGGAGTCGACAAACAACTCGTATTCGATCCTTCCATCATCCGCGGTTTCGATTATTACACCGGATGTATTTTCGAGGTATTCGATACGAATCCCGAAAACAGAAGATCCTTGTACGGCGGCGGAAGATACGACAATCTCATCGGATTGTTTTCCAAAGAACAACTTTCAGGAATCGGTTTCGGATTGGGCGATGTGACCCTAAAAAACTTCTTAGAGGGCCACAATCTGATTCCCGACTTGAGCAGGGAAAAAACGGTTTTTCTTCCGATCATGGACGAAGCGCTTTTTGTGGAAACATTCAAACTTTCCAAAGAACTTCGCGAGAATGGAATCCTCACCGAAACGATGTTAGATTCCGCGAAAATTGGAAAACAAATTCAGGTCGCGGAAAAAAAAGGTTATCGGTACGTACTGTTTCTTGGAGAATCGGAAATTCGTTCGGAAACGGTTCAAATCAAGGACCTTGTTTCCGGAGAACAAAAGAGCCTATCTAGAAAAGGGCTTGCCGATATTCTGAAAAAAGACTTTCGACTTTGA
- a CDS encoding DUF1577 domain-containing protein, whose product MTVQYQKYLQAPRSWETIQDLNKIKYILKEYIHFQGLLVKESPFHQELKPMEIREDGSFVFPIDSTLTNVDDELVLYRTLSKHIEIGFEVIEKTDSQIVCKPVFAKIAKTQRMSPRIEGLIGKVISHKFLIPRKELEVNKVLGTSGQIILNDLNRKVKAMYPSSKLVFSSSKELTPEEELVKKFKKPIYIPDTSLLDTGKEGEFANLDLLPIKEVLQEELILEERMRFFKGSKTRSLLIYPIVFQNGGEAQIFAMGVIESSEGPISDKVIPLYKEMEEIFNSRMGDSNTKSLDVRQNVLNISEGGILLEVTESELIESFLHKPIFTADITFKMQAPLRFAFHIRHISQVGEIYHVGAEIVGSNDAKANMTLLKKNMNFIKTQ is encoded by the coding sequence ATGACGGTACAATATCAAAAATATCTGCAGGCTCCCAGGTCTTGGGAAACGATACAAGACCTGAATAAGATCAAATATATTCTCAAGGAATACATTCACTTTCAGGGTTTGCTCGTTAAGGAATCGCCTTTCCATCAGGAATTAAAGCCGATGGAAATCCGGGAAGACGGATCGTTCGTATTTCCGATCGACTCCACACTTACGAACGTGGACGACGAACTAGTTCTTTATAGAACTCTTTCCAAACACATAGAAATCGGATTCGAAGTGATCGAAAAAACCGATTCTCAAATCGTTTGCAAACCCGTTTTCGCTAAGATCGCGAAAACCCAAAGAATGTCCCCTCGCATCGAAGGGTTGATCGGTAAAGTCATTTCGCATAAATTTCTGATTCCTAGAAAAGAATTAGAAGTCAATAAAGTACTCGGAACTTCCGGGCAAATCATCCTGAACGATCTGAACCGCAAGGTAAAAGCGATGTATCCGAGTTCTAAACTCGTATTCAGTTCTTCTAAAGAACTGACACCCGAGGAAGAACTCGTAAAAAAATTCAAAAAGCCGATCTACATCCCGGATACGTCGCTCTTAGACACCGGTAAGGAGGGGGAATTCGCAAACCTGGATCTTCTTCCGATCAAAGAAGTTCTTCAAGAAGAATTGATCCTCGAAGAAAGAATGCGTTTCTTTAAAGGAAGCAAAACCCGTTCTCTTCTTATTTATCCGATCGTCTTTCAAAACGGAGGCGAGGCCCAAATCTTTGCGATGGGTGTGATCGAATCGAGCGAAGGCCCGATCTCGGATAAGGTCATCCCTTTGTATAAGGAAATGGAAGAGATTTTCAATTCCAGAATGGGAGATTCCAACACAAAATCCTTGGACGTCCGGCAGAACGTTCTGAACATTTCGGAAGGTGGAATTCTTCTGGAAGTTACCGAATCGGAACTGATCGAATCCTTTCTCCACAAACCGATTTTTACGGCCGATATCACCTTTAAGATGCAAGCCCCGTTGCGATTTGCGTTTCATATCCGACATATTTCCCAAGTCGGAGAAATCTATCATGTAGGTGCAGAAATAGTTGGCTCCAATGATGCTAAGGCAAATATGACTCTATTGAAGAAAAATATGAACTTCATTAAGACTCAGTAA